One window of Sporichthyaceae bacterium genomic DNA carries:
- a CDS encoding peroxiredoxin, which yields MALSVGDQAPDFELSDETGTPRRLSELLTAGPVVLFWFPIAMTTGCTKEACHFRDLSAEFAKAGAQRVGISMDPVAKQDQFSKKHGFDYPLLADVEGTVAKQYGVRRGGLLGKLAPTRRITFVIGTDQKIVDVITGEIKFTDHADKALASLNVG from the coding sequence ATGGCGCTCTCGGTGGGCGATCAGGCCCCGGACTTCGAACTTTCCGACGAGACCGGCACCCCGCGGCGCCTGAGCGAACTGCTCACCGCCGGTCCGGTGGTGCTGTTCTGGTTCCCGATCGCCATGACGACGGGTTGCACCAAGGAGGCCTGCCACTTCCGCGACCTGTCCGCCGAGTTCGCGAAGGCCGGCGCCCAGCGGGTCGGGATCAGCATGGATCCGGTTGCCAAGCAGGACCAGTTCTCCAAGAAGCACGGGTTCGACTATCCGCTGCTCGCCGATGTCGAGGGCACGGTCGCCAAGCAGTACGGGGTTCGGCGGGGCGGCCTGCTGGGAAAGCTGGCCCCGACGCGTCGGATCACATTCGTGATCGGCACGGACCAGAAGATCGTCGACGTGATCACCGGGGAGATAAAATTCACCGACCACGCGGACAAGGCGTTGGCCAGCCTCAACGTAGGTTGA
- a CDS encoding glycerophosphodiester phosphodiesterase family protein, which yields MPIAIAHRAPSSAARCAKLLKLGVTVFEVDVQSLGGELVSSHFLSPWPAFPRLRRDRWALTLGRHRREIALRAAAAAIPAQARILLDLKIDHGPGAHALAAAVVGAGLDPDRFIVCTKGWDTLPLLREHGLATWRTVGDPEALHAALATPVPDVAVTVQHELLTAPVIAELHAAGTAVMTWTVNDLARARRLVEDGVDGVTSDNPAVLRAVAAAR from the coding sequence GTGCCGATCGCCATCGCCCACCGCGCCCCGTCCTCGGCGGCCCGCTGCGCCAAGCTCCTCAAGCTCGGAGTCACCGTGTTCGAGGTTGACGTCCAGTCGCTGGGCGGTGAGTTGGTCAGCTCCCACTTCCTGTCGCCGTGGCCGGCGTTCCCGCGCCTGCGCCGCGACCGCTGGGCGCTCACGTTGGGCCGGCACCGCAGGGAGATCGCGCTCCGTGCGGCCGCGGCGGCGATCCCCGCGCAGGCCCGGATCCTGCTCGACCTGAAGATCGACCACGGCCCGGGCGCCCATGCGCTGGCCGCCGCGGTGGTCGGCGCCGGGCTGGACCCGGACCGGTTCATCGTCTGCACCAAGGGCTGGGACACACTGCCGCTGCTGCGCGAGCACGGCCTGGCGACCTGGCGCACGGTCGGCGACCCGGAGGCGCTGCACGCGGCGCTCGCCACGCCGGTACCGGACGTTGCGGTCACCGTCCAGCACGAGCTGTTGACCGCGCCGGTCATCGCGGAGCTGCACGCCGCCGGAACCGCGGTCATGACCTGGACGGTCAACGACCTGGCCCGTGCCCGCCGACTGGTCGAGGACGGGGTCGACGGGGTCACCTCGGACAACCCCGCGGTCCTGCGGGCGGTCGCGGCAGCACGGTAA